A genome region from Halorussus pelagicus includes the following:
- a CDS encoding V-type ATP synthase subunit C: MSVKETKGTSNYEYVTARVQARRAALFDDEDYRKLVRMGPSEIARYMEETEYESEINALGSRYDGVDLIEHALNQNLAKHFNDLLEWADGRLYELIARYLRKFDAWNVKTVIRGIYSDAESEAIAEDLIYAGELERSFLDRLVEASSIEDAVEMLDRTRYGEALAEAYETYEQTDVLIPLENAVDRTYYEGLIEGVTRSDNRATQLYVEFLQSEIDFRNARNALRIARSGADLDPVDYFIDGGQLFDASELSQLSTNVDELISFIRDSTYGDNLSTALDEVERADSLIAFEHALDAALLEYSDHLSHVFPLSVCPVLAYVLAKEREVDNIRAIARGREAGLSEREIENELVML; this comes from the coding sequence ATGAGCGTGAAAGAGACGAAAGGCACCTCGAACTACGAGTACGTCACCGCTCGGGTGCAGGCCCGGCGAGCGGCGCTGTTCGACGACGAGGACTACCGAAAGCTCGTCCGAATGGGTCCCAGCGAAATCGCCCGCTACATGGAAGAGACCGAGTACGAGAGCGAAATAAACGCGCTCGGCTCCCGATACGACGGCGTGGACCTCATCGAACACGCGCTCAATCAGAATCTCGCCAAGCACTTCAACGACTTGCTCGAGTGGGCCGACGGCCGACTGTACGAACTCATTGCCCGGTACCTCCGGAAGTTCGACGCGTGGAACGTCAAGACGGTCATCCGCGGGATTTACTCCGACGCCGAGAGCGAGGCCATCGCGGAAGACCTCATCTACGCTGGCGAGTTAGAGCGGTCGTTCCTCGACCGATTGGTCGAGGCCAGTTCCATCGAGGACGCCGTCGAGATGCTCGACCGCACGCGCTACGGCGAGGCGCTGGCCGAAGCGTACGAAACCTACGAGCAGACCGACGTACTGATTCCGCTGGAGAACGCGGTTGACCGCACGTACTACGAGGGTCTCATCGAGGGCGTCACCCGGTCGGACAACCGAGCGACGCAGTTGTACGTCGAGTTCCTGCAGTCCGAAATCGACTTCCGAAACGCGCGCAACGCGCTCCGTATCGCGCGGAGCGGCGCGGACCTCGACCCCGTGGACTACTTCATCGATGGCGGACAGTTGTTCGATGCGTCGGAACTGTCGCAGTTGTCCACGAACGTGGACGAACTGATAAGCTTCATCCGCGATAGCACGTACGGCGACAACCTCTCGACGGCGCTCGACGAGGTTGAGCGTGCAGACAGCCTCATCGCCTTCGAGCACGCTCTCGACGCCGCACTGCTGGAGTATTCCGACCACCTCTCGCACGTCTTTCCGCTGTCGGTTTGTCCGGTGCTAGCCTACGTGCTGGCCAAAGAGCGGGAAGTCGATAACATCCGCGCCATCGCCCGCGGCCGCGAGGCCGGTCTGAGCGAGCGCGAAATCGAGAACGAACTGGTGATGCTATGA
- a CDS encoding V-type ATP synthase subunit E, producing the protein MSLDTVVEDIRNEARERAKEIRSEGDERAAEIISEAESDAEEILAEQERETEQTIAQEREQKLSSAKLEAKQKRLEARRDVLQDVRGSVEDRIAALEGDRREELTRELLDAASEEFEDGDTVHVYGKPEDDELLTDLVAEYDGYEYAGEYDCLGGVVVESDQSRLRVNNTFDSVLESVWDDNLQDVSNRLFEQ; encoded by the coding sequence ATGAGCTTGGACACGGTAGTTGAGGATATTCGAAACGAGGCCCGCGAGCGCGCGAAGGAAATTCGTTCCGAGGGCGACGAGCGCGCAGCAGAGATTATCTCCGAGGCAGAGAGTGACGCCGAAGAGATACTCGCGGAGCAAGAACGGGAAACCGAACAGACAATCGCCCAAGAGCGCGAGCAGAAGCTCTCCAGCGCGAAGTTGGAGGCCAAGCAGAAGCGTCTCGAAGCTCGCCGCGACGTGCTACAGGACGTTCGCGGCTCGGTCGAGGACCGCATCGCCGCTCTCGAAGGCGACCGGCGCGAAGAACTGACGCGCGAACTTCTCGACGCCGCCAGCGAGGAGTTCGAGGATGGCGACACCGTCCACGTCTACGGCAAGCCCGAGGACGACGAACTGCTCACCGACCTCGTCGCCGAGTACGACGGCTACGAGTACGCTGGCGAGTACGACTGCCTCGGCGGCGTCGTCGTCGAGAGCGACCAGTCTCGCCTCCGCGTGAACAACACGTTCGATTCGGTGCTGGAGAGCGTCTGGGATGACAACCTTCAGGACGTTAGCAACCGCCTCTTCGAGCAATGA
- a CDS encoding F0F1 ATP synthase subunit C encodes MLELAPAFVDAVTLAQETGAASGPVITKNGMAALAVGLAALAAGYAERGIGSAAIGAIAEDESLFGTGLIMTVLPETLVILALVTFFVG; translated from the coding sequence ATGCTCGAACTTGCACCTGCATTCGTCGACGCGGTAACACTTGCACAGGAAACCGGTGCCGCCTCCGGTCCGGTCATCACTAAGAACGGGATGGCTGCGCTCGCAGTCGGTCTCGCGGCGCTCGCCGCGGGATACGCCGAGCGCGGTATCGGTAGCGCAGCCATCGGAGCCATCGCCGAGGACGAGAGTCTCTTCGGTACGGGCCTCATCATGACGGTCCTTCCCGAGACGCTCGTCATTCTGGCGCTGGTCACGTTCTTCGTCGGTTAA
- a CDS encoding V-type ATP synthase subunit I: protein MLRPEQMSKVSVTGSRAVMDDVIETVHELNLVHLSDYDGSWEGFEQGNPVEGADDASEKLVTVRSLESILDLDEEDAGPSRIVTDEELDEELESVRTEVNELDDRRSELEDELRDVEERLDSMKPFADLGIDLDLLSGYDALQVAVGHADESAVRDALADADSVREFGTFAGENTVAVFAHPADSADEDALDEILVGVDFASLEVPDAEGSPEEYVDKLQRERQKLESNLDSVENEVEQLKLDTAGFLLAAEEKLTIDVQKAEAPLNFATTENAFVAEGWIPTERYTELTTALGDTVGDRVEIDELERASYDARESLGHEEPATHDESTGGEVAADGGTTMDGDQPPVVQDNPGAFKPFELLVETINRPKYFEFDPTVILFLTFPAFFGFMIGDLGYGLLYMGIGFWLYSSFDNEAFKSLGGIALWAGGFTALFGVLYGEVFGLHQLGEWVWGGHPPIKKGLQPVNSDYALTWLVVSILVGLLHMTVGYLFGFIEELSHDPVDAVLESGSWVLLFGGIWTWILSTQASGPKPDFLFSIFAGEPFALGFSGFSPQVGTLGLAIGLVGMALYVAGEVKHLGGAGLLIGLLESLSVLSDALSYTRIAAVLLAKAGMAFVVNLLFFGVYVTGEGSHAEWHFGINHMPEVGTTYHGYEVTSHMFGGMLHSGIGGVLIGLLVLVVGHLLVLALGVTSAGLQAVRLEYVEFFGKFYEGGGEEYEPFGYDRSYTTQD, encoded by the coding sequence ATGCTCAGACCTGAACAAATGAGCAAGGTGTCCGTGACCGGCTCGCGCGCCGTCATGGACGATGTCATCGAAACCGTCCACGAGCTGAATCTGGTTCACCTCTCGGACTACGACGGCTCGTGGGAGGGCTTCGAGCAGGGCAACCCCGTCGAAGGGGCCGACGACGCCTCCGAGAAGCTCGTCACCGTCCGGTCGCTCGAAAGCATCCTCGACCTCGACGAGGAGGACGCCGGACCGAGCCGAATCGTCACCGACGAGGAACTCGACGAGGAACTCGAATCCGTCCGCACCGAGGTCAATGAACTCGACGACCGCCGGAGCGAACTCGAAGACGAACTCCGCGACGTGGAGGAGCGCCTCGACTCGATGAAGCCCTTTGCGGACCTCGGTATTGACCTCGACCTGCTCTCGGGCTACGACGCTCTACAGGTCGCGGTCGGCCACGCCGACGAATCGGCGGTCCGCGACGCGCTCGCCGACGCCGACTCCGTCCGCGAGTTCGGCACGTTCGCGGGCGAGAACACCGTCGCGGTCTTCGCACATCCCGCCGACAGCGCCGATGAAGACGCGCTCGACGAGATTCTCGTCGGCGTCGATTTCGCCTCGCTGGAGGTTCCGGACGCCGAGGGAAGCCCCGAGGAGTACGTCGATAAACTCCAACGCGAGCGCCAGAAGCTCGAATCGAACCTCGACAGCGTCGAGAACGAGGTCGAACAGCTCAAGCTCGACACTGCTGGCTTCCTGCTGGCGGCCGAGGAGAAGCTGACCATCGACGTTCAGAAGGCCGAAGCGCCACTCAACTTCGCAACGACGGAAAACGCCTTCGTCGCGGAGGGATGGATTCCGACCGAGCGCTACACCGAACTCACCACCGCGCTCGGTGATACGGTCGGTGACCGCGTCGAGATTGACGAACTCGAACGCGCTTCTTACGACGCCCGCGAGTCACTCGGCCACGAGGAACCGGCGACCCACGACGAGTCCACCGGCGGCGAAGTCGCCGCCGACGGCGGCACGACGATGGACGGCGACCAACCGCCGGTCGTGCAGGACAACCCCGGCGCATTCAAGCCCTTCGAACTGCTGGTCGAGACGATCAACCGACCCAAATACTTCGAGTTCGACCCGACGGTCATCCTTTTCCTCACGTTCCCGGCGTTCTTCGGGTTCATGATTGGCGACCTCGGCTACGGACTCCTGTACATGGGAATCGGCTTCTGGCTGTACAGTTCGTTCGATAACGAGGCGTTCAAGAGCCTCGGCGGCATCGCGCTGTGGGCGGGTGGCTTCACGGCGCTGTTCGGTGTCCTGTACGGCGAAGTGTTCGGTCTGCACCAGCTCGGCGAGTGGGTCTGGGGCGGCCATCCGCCGATTAAGAAGGGTCTCCAGCCCGTTAACTCCGACTACGCGCTGACGTGGCTGGTCGTCTCGATACTCGTTGGACTCCTCCACATGACGGTCGGCTACCTGTTCGGCTTCATTGAGGAACTGAGCCACGACCCGGTTGACGCCGTTCTGGAGAGCGGCTCGTGGGTCCTACTGTTCGGGGGTATCTGGACGTGGATACTTAGCACGCAGGCCAGCGGACCGAAGCCCGATTTCCTCTTCAGCATCTTCGCTGGAGAGCCGTTCGCGCTCGGCTTCAGCGGCTTCTCGCCGCAAGTCGGGACACTCGGTCTCGCTATCGGTCTCGTCGGGATGGCGCTCTACGTCGCCGGTGAGGTCAAGCACCTCGGCGGTGCCGGACTCCTCATCGGTCTGCTGGAGAGCCTGAGCGTCCTCTCGGACGCGCTGTCGTACACCCGGATTGCCGCGGTCCTGCTCGCCAAGGCGGGGATGGCCTTCGTGGTCAATCTCCTGTTCTTCGGCGTCTACGTCACCGGCGAGGGAAGCCACGCTGAATGGCACTTCGGCATCAACCACATGCCCGAGGTCGGGACGACGTACCACGGCTACGAGGTGACGAGTCACATGTTCGGTGGTATGCTCCACTCCGGCATCGGTGGCGTGCTCATCGGCTTGCTCGTGCTTGTCGTCGGGCACCTGCTCGTGCTGGCGCTCGGTGTCACGAGTGCCGGACTGCAGGCGGTCCGTCTCGAATATGTCGAGTTCTTCGGCAAGTTCTACGAAGGCGGCGGCGAGGAGTACGAACCGTTCGGCTACGACCGGTCGTACACCACGCAGGACTGA
- the ahaH gene encoding ATP synthase archaeal subunit H has product MPRPEVLERIKEAEQEADDIVAEAEEEREQRISDAREEAEQIRHEATEDASELHDERLAEAREEIETEREKVLAEGESEREKLESRARGNEEEVTDYVVDLFEEAVHAQT; this is encoded by the coding sequence ATGCCGAGGCCAGAGGTTCTCGAACGAATCAAGGAGGCCGAACAAGAGGCCGACGACATCGTCGCCGAGGCCGAAGAGGAGCGCGAGCAGCGCATCTCCGACGCTCGGGAAGAGGCGGAGCAGATCCGCCACGAAGCCACGGAGGACGCGTCCGAGCTTCACGACGAGCGTCTCGCCGAGGCCCGCGAGGAAATCGAGACCGAGCGCGAGAAGGTTCTCGCCGAGGGCGAGAGCGAGCGTGAAAAACTCGAATCGCGGGCGCGAGGGAACGAGGAGGAAGTAACCGACTACGTGGTAGACCTGTTCGAGGAGGCGGTGCATGCTCAGACCTGA
- a CDS encoding methyltransferase domain-containing protein, translating to MGILEDKSRARLFYKYLSKVYDTVNPFIWNEEMRDEALAMLDISEGDRVLDVGCGTGFATEGLLKHTQNVHGLDQSVHQLEKAWDKLGKHDPVSFHRGDAERLPFRDDAFDVVWSSGSIEYWPNPVVALREMRRVVKPGGRVLVVGPNYPKSSVMQKVADAIMLFYDREEADRMFREAGYTDIQHREMGPTYDPDIAITTVARDPDGR from the coding sequence ATGGGTATCCTCGAAGACAAGAGCCGGGCCCGGCTCTTCTACAAGTACCTCTCGAAGGTGTACGACACCGTCAACCCCTTCATCTGGAACGAGGAGATGCGCGACGAGGCGCTGGCGATGCTCGACATCTCCGAGGGCGACCGCGTGCTGGACGTGGGGTGTGGCACCGGATTCGCTACCGAAGGACTGCTCAAACACACACAGAACGTCCACGGTCTGGACCAGAGCGTCCACCAGTTGGAGAAGGCGTGGGACAAACTTGGCAAACACGACCCGGTGAGTTTCCACCGCGGGGACGCCGAGCGCCTCCCCTTCCGCGATGACGCCTTCGACGTGGTGTGGTCCTCGGGGTCCATCGAATACTGGCCGAACCCGGTCGTCGCCCTGCGGGAGATGCGCCGCGTGGTCAAGCCCGGCGGACGGGTGCTGGTCGTCGGCCCGAACTACCCCAAGTCGTCGGTGATGCAGAAAGTCGCCGACGCAATCATGCTGTTCTACGACCGCGAGGAGGCAGACCGGATGTTCCGCGAGGCAGGCTACACGGACATCCAACACCGCGAGATGGGACCGACCTACGACCCCGACATCGCAATCACGACCGTTGCGCGAGACCCCGACGGCAGGTAA
- a CDS encoding type IV pilin, giving the protein MSKCEPSSTTDRAMSPILGVVLLLVVTAALAGTVGSVALSTSMPSDPSRAAIDLRLDADENRVTLLHRGGDALDVNALSIRVRIDGAALDAQPPVPFFSADGFRPGPTGPFNSAADQRWTAGETASFALAGTNSPLPSSGKTVTVAISVDGVVIAAVEEVA; this is encoded by the coding sequence GTGTCCAAGTGCGAACCGTCCTCCACCACCGACCGCGCGATGTCGCCCATCCTCGGTGTCGTCCTCCTGCTCGTCGTGACTGCGGCGCTCGCGGGGACCGTCGGGAGTGTCGCGCTCAGTACCTCGATGCCGTCCGATCCGTCGCGCGCCGCCATCGACCTGCGACTCGACGCCGACGAGAATCGCGTCACGCTACTCCACCGCGGTGGCGACGCCCTCGACGTGAACGCGCTGTCAATACGGGTTCGCATCGACGGAGCCGCGCTCGATGCTCAGCCGCCAGTGCCGTTCTTCTCGGCGGACGGATTCCGGCCCGGACCGACCGGCCCGTTCAACAGCGCGGCCGACCAGCGGTGGACCGCGGGCGAGACGGCGAGTTTCGCGCTCGCGGGGACGAACTCCCCGCTTCCGTCGTCCGGAAAGACGGTGACAGTGGCGATTTCGGTCGATGGAGTGGTTATCGCGGCGGTCGAGGAGGTGGCGTAA
- a CDS encoding DUF7094 domain-containing protein yields MGRRVRVRMRFTPVMLALLLALSPGAVASAPTAPTTVQNPASVASAESDVSVAPSDTDTVGISTNGNTSAVMTLGTAPARTAFDSPSLSLGSSLSMDRKEFETQFDANVLDRQVRSAATVEKRKQILNRYRYRIENRIISLKATEQQATREFSNGTISRSEYLRTLGYIDSKAHQTRRAIDTLEQQASRTQFGFYARSLKTKMVELEGPVRDRIRKSMQGKTDPTRIHVSTTANGVVLSMVTNGQYVREVHRMDNRDPSVSSQISIDEAYRNVVNPRFPWATIEENRLSEAKRRYPSLNVLRFRYTHPHGDLTAYVDRGTEKIYHTVQYKQLTGQTPLPTGPSVSNTSNNVTITADRTYAGGPLRVKLTNATGDPVQGDVTVNGERIGQTNSEGLLWTLSPAEQFEVSATYDFHRVNVTTTPVKS; encoded by the coding sequence ATGGGCCGTCGAGTACGCGTACGTATGCGATTCACCCCCGTTATGTTGGCATTGCTGCTCGCCCTCTCTCCCGGAGCAGTTGCGTCGGCACCGACCGCGCCAACGACGGTCCAAAACCCGGCGTCGGTCGCTTCGGCCGAAAGCGACGTGTCGGTCGCTCCGAGCGATACCGACACTGTCGGCATATCGACTAACGGCAACACGTCGGCGGTTATGACTCTCGGGACCGCTCCCGCGAGGACGGCGTTCGATTCGCCGTCGCTCTCGCTCGGAAGTTCGCTCTCCATGGACCGCAAGGAGTTCGAGACGCAATTCGACGCGAACGTGCTCGACCGTCAGGTCCGGTCGGCCGCGACCGTCGAGAAGCGCAAACAGATTCTCAACCGGTATCGCTACCGCATCGAGAATCGCATCATCTCGCTGAAGGCCACCGAACAACAGGCCACCCGAGAGTTCTCGAACGGAACGATTTCGAGGAGCGAGTACCTGCGAACGCTCGGCTATATCGACTCGAAAGCGCATCAAACTCGTCGCGCGATAGATACACTGGAACAGCAGGCGAGTCGAACGCAGTTCGGTTTCTACGCCCGTTCGTTGAAGACGAAGATGGTCGAACTGGAGGGTCCGGTCCGCGACCGAATCCGAAAATCGATGCAGGGTAAAACCGATCCGACGCGAATTCACGTCTCGACCACCGCTAACGGAGTCGTCCTCTCGATGGTTACGAACGGACAGTACGTCCGAGAAGTACATCGGATGGATAACCGCGACCCGAGCGTTAGCAGTCAGATATCTATCGACGAGGCCTATCGGAACGTAGTCAATCCGCGGTTCCCGTGGGCGACCATCGAGGAAAACCGACTCTCGGAGGCCAAGCGCCGCTACCCCTCGCTCAACGTTCTCCGATTCAGATACACGCACCCTCACGGTGATTTGACGGCGTACGTCGATAGAGGGACCGAGAAAATCTATCACACGGTGCAGTACAAACAGCTGACCGGCCAGACGCCGCTTCCGACGGGACCGTCGGTGAGTAACACCTCCAACAATGTTACGATCACCGCCGACCGCACGTACGCTGGCGGGCCGCTCCGCGTCAAGCTCACGAACGCCACGGGCGACCCGGTCCAAGGTGACGTTACGGTCAACGGCGAGCGTATCGGGCAAACGAACTCCGAGGGCCTCCTCTGGACGCTCTCGCCCGCCGAACAGTTCGAGGTCAGCGCGACCTACGACTTCCATCGGGTCAACGTGACGACGACGCCGGTCAAGTCGTAA
- a CDS encoding helix-turn-helix transcriptional regulator, giving the protein MRLFAALLVVLLVGSAIGVGASHSPADRVDDQMRLSPSSGATVVTDTTDAANVTTSTGSNATVRENTVMHITLRENGDARWNVTARYHLADNNETEAFRQLASEYEDGRSQSGLTTPTFERVVERVNAESNRSMELREVGRSAAIRNDGSVGVLTLSFTWTNFTQLTDNKIVLGDVFWVGSDTWLPTLSEDQTLVITVPSDYYILGASPSGGQIVNGTVLRYEGPQEFTRGDFEVTYSPKSIGTPTPSEGFFPGGSSLFGLVAVFVLLTGSFGAYALAQRRDVDPTPATGSSSGSGDDSPASATETQTSDGVEGDSADADDGDSDEPAPELLSDEERVLRLLRDNDGRMKQGQIVKETNWSNAKVSQLLSKMDDNDEVDKLRIGRENLITLPDEDVTEMS; this is encoded by the coding sequence ATGCGGTTATTCGCCGCCCTCCTCGTAGTCCTCCTCGTTGGCTCCGCAATCGGAGTCGGGGCAAGCCACTCGCCCGCAGACAGAGTGGACGACCAGATGCGGCTCTCCCCATCCTCGGGGGCGACCGTAGTCACGGACACGACGGACGCGGCGAACGTGACGACCTCGACGGGGTCGAACGCGACGGTGCGTGAAAACACGGTAATGCACATCACACTCCGGGAAAACGGAGACGCTCGGTGGAACGTAACGGCACGGTATCACCTCGCGGACAACAACGAGACGGAGGCCTTCCGCCAACTCGCGTCGGAGTACGAGGACGGACGCTCCCAATCCGGACTTACTACCCCCACGTTCGAGCGCGTGGTCGAGCGCGTGAACGCCGAGTCGAATCGCTCGATGGAACTCCGAGAAGTCGGCCGGTCGGCGGCGATTCGGAACGACGGCAGCGTCGGCGTTCTCACGCTCTCGTTCACATGGACGAACTTCACGCAACTCACCGACAACAAGATTGTTCTCGGCGACGTGTTCTGGGTCGGGTCGGACACGTGGCTTCCGACGCTGAGCGAGGACCAGACGTTGGTGATAACGGTGCCCAGCGACTACTACATCTTGGGTGCGAGTCCGTCGGGCGGACAGATCGTGAACGGAACCGTCCTCCGCTACGAGGGTCCACAGGAGTTCACTCGCGGCGACTTCGAGGTGACGTACTCACCGAAGAGTATCGGGACGCCAACGCCCTCGGAAGGGTTCTTCCCCGGAGGGTCGAGTCTGTTCGGTCTCGTCGCCGTCTTCGTCCTCCTAACGGGGAGTTTCGGAGCATACGCGCTGGCCCAACGCCGCGACGTAGACCCCACGCCCGCCACGGGGTCGTCGAGCGGGTCCGGGGACGACAGTCCGGCGTCGGCGACGGAGACCCAGACGAGCGACGGCGTCGAAGGCGATTCGGCAGACGCGGACGACGGAGATAGCGACGAACCCGCGCCGGAGTTGCTGAGCGACGAAGAGCGGGTCCTTCGCCTGCTACGGGACAACGACGGGCGGATGAAGCAGGGCCAAATCGTCAAGGAAACCAACTGGTCGAACGCCAAGGTCTCCCAACTGCTCTCGAAGATGGACGACAACGACGAGGTGGACAAACTTCGCATCGGCCGAGAGAACCTCATCACGCTCCCGGACGAGGACGTGACGGAGATGAGCTAG
- a CDS encoding electron transfer flavoprotein subunit beta/FixA family protein — protein sequence MKVLVTVKEVAEVADDFEIAGTEVDERYLEYDLNEWDDYAVEEAVQLKEDGPADEVVTVTVGPERSEETIRMALAKGADRAVRVWDDALEDVDLLDVETKTNLLKAVVEAEDPDLVLSGVQAGDDAFGATGVSLADEIGFQWGAVVNALDYDDEENVAHVHRELEGGVEELTDIDLPAVLTIQTGINEPRYASLRGIRQAQSKEIAPKSLDDLGLDSGSIESDLDLTSMYEPESESDVEIFDGDASETAGKLAEVLTELGVAE from the coding sequence ATGAAGGTTCTGGTGACTGTGAAGGAGGTCGCCGAAGTCGCCGATGACTTCGAGATAGCGGGCACAGAGGTAGACGAGCGCTACCTCGAGTACGACCTGAACGAATGGGACGACTACGCCGTCGAGGAGGCCGTCCAGTTGAAGGAGGACGGCCCGGCCGACGAGGTCGTGACCGTCACCGTCGGTCCCGAGCGGTCCGAAGAGACCATCCGGATGGCGCTGGCGAAAGGAGCCGACCGCGCGGTCCGCGTCTGGGACGACGCGCTAGAGGACGTTGACCTCCTCGACGTGGAGACGAAGACGAACTTGCTGAAAGCGGTCGTCGAAGCGGAAGACCCCGACCTCGTCCTGTCCGGCGTGCAGGCGGGCGACGACGCCTTTGGCGCGACCGGCGTCTCGCTGGCCGACGAAATCGGCTTCCAGTGGGGTGCGGTCGTCAACGCGCTCGACTACGACGACGAGGAGAACGTCGCGCACGTTCACCGCGAACTGGAGGGCGGGGTCGAGGAACTCACCGACATCGACCTACCCGCGGTCCTGACGATTCAGACCGGTATCAACGAACCGCGATACGCCAGCCTCCGTGGTATCCGACAGGCCCAGAGCAAAGAAATCGCACCGAAGAGCCTCGACGACCTCGGTCTCGATTCGGGGTCCATCGAGAGCGACCTCGATTTGACTTCGATGTACGAACCCGAAAGCGAGAGCGACGTGGAAATCTTCGATGGTGACGCCAGCGAGACGGCCGGGAAACTTGCCGAAGTCCTCACCGAGTTGGGGGTGGCAGAATGA
- a CDS encoding electron transfer flavoprotein subunit alpha/FixB family protein has protein sequence MSDILAVAEHRRGDLRDVSYELLTAGRQLADETGGDLHVAVVSGDTESFADDLNREGVDAIHTVADGEEFNHDVYAQAVEALHAELDPEVVVMPNSVNGLDYAPAVANRLDLPLVTDAVALDYDDGLTVTREMYGSKVETTVDVAGDQQAVTIRGAEWPAAEGVGDADISAFDADIDADAGSTVTGFEEVGGGDVDISEADFIVSIGRGIEEEENLPLIEDLVEATDATLASSRPIVDNGWLPKNRQVGQSGKVVTPTVYLAIGISGAVQHVAGMKGADNIVAVNTDPNAPIFDIADYGIVGDLFEVVPELIEQFE, from the coding sequence ATGAGTGATATTCTGGCCGTCGCCGAACACCGCCGCGGCGACCTGCGCGACGTGAGTTACGAACTGCTCACCGCGGGCCGTCAACTCGCCGACGAGACCGGCGGCGACCTCCACGTCGCCGTCGTGAGCGGCGACACCGAGTCGTTCGCCGACGACCTGAACCGCGAGGGCGTGGACGCCATCCACACCGTCGCGGACGGCGAAGAGTTCAACCACGACGTGTACGCGCAGGCGGTCGAAGCGCTCCACGCCGAACTCGACCCCGAAGTCGTCGTGATGCCCAACAGCGTCAACGGACTCGACTACGCGCCCGCGGTGGCCAACCGCCTCGACCTGCCGCTGGTGACCGACGCGGTGGCCCTCGACTACGACGACGGCCTGACCGTCACCCGCGAGATGTACGGTTCGAAGGTCGAAACGACCGTGGACGTGGCGGGCGACCAGCAGGCCGTCACCATCCGGGGCGCGGAGTGGCCCGCCGCGGAGGGCGTCGGCGACGCCGACATTTCGGCGTTCGATGCCGACATCGACGCCGACGCTGGCTCGACCGTCACCGGGTTCGAAGAAGTAGGCGGCGGCGACGTGGACATCAGCGAAGCCGACTTCATCGTCTCCATCGGCCGCGGTATCGAGGAGGAGGAGAACCTCCCGCTCATCGAGGACCTCGTGGAAGCGACCGATGCGACCCTCGCGTCCTCGCGGCCCATCGTGGACAACGGCTGGCTTCCCAAGAACCGGCAGGTCGGCCAGTCGGGCAAGGTCGTGACGCCGACGGTGTACCTCGCCATCGGTATCTCCGGCGCGGTCCAGCACGTCGCCGGGATGAAGGGCGCAGACAACATCGTCGCGGTCAACACCGACCCGAACGCGCCCATCTTCGACATCGCCGACTACGGTATCGTCGGCGACCTCTTCGAGGTCGTTCCGGAACTCATCGAGCAGTTCGAGTGA